The following coding sequences are from one Polyodon spathula isolate WHYD16114869_AA chromosome 7, ASM1765450v1, whole genome shotgun sequence window:
- the LOC121318788 gene encoding RNA-binding motif protein, X-linked 2-like, producing SPLTKVKLINELNQREAQLGINEKVSWHAEYKDSAWIFIGGFPYDLTEGDIICVFSQYGEIANINLVRDNKTGKSKGFCFICYEDQRSTILAVDNFNGIKIKGRTIRVDHVANYRPPKDSEDLDEVTKRIREEGCAPKTPPPSSSEFEEEECEIPDKKRKKEKKKKKEKKKKTKEKRRGDSDSQNSHGRVATPYLTQPTVKREKEDSGYDKYASTSCFPDSERFKEDRQPWKENEGRNRECERGGVRYRDLQGSSSRHHDGSLQDGKAGEKDRDRWHESQWDSDRGRREDRHWHSKHSSQNRERSDPSDRDRSRGRDHSRDQAHWRN from the exons AGTCCTCTTACAAAGGTAAAACTGATCAATGAACTGAACCAGAGGGAAGCACAGCTTGGGATAAATGAAAAAGTCTCCTGGCATGCAGAATATAAGGACAGTGCCTGGATATTTATAG GTGGTTTCCCATATGACTTGACAGAGGGGGACATAATCTGTGTGTTCTCACA GTATGGTGAGATCGCCAATATCAATCTGGTGCGAGACAACAAGACGGGTAAATCTAAAGGCTTTTGCTTTATTTGCTATGAGGACCAGAGGAGCACAATTCTGGCAGTGGATAACTTCAATGGAATTAAG ATAAAGGGCAGGACGATCCGTGTGGATCATGTTGCCAATTACCGTCCCCCTAAAGATTCTGAGGATTTGGATGAAGTGACGAAACGAATACGGGAAGAGGGCTGTGCCCCAAAAACCCCGCCTCCTTCCTCTTCAGAATTTGAGGAAGAGGAGTGTGAAATACCAGATAAGAAGCGCAAGAAAG aaaagaaaaagaagaaagagaaaaaaaaaaagaccaaggAGAAGAGGCGGGGGGATTCAGACAGCCAAAATTCACACGGAAGAGTGGCAACGCCATATCTGACCCAACCCACTGTAAAAAGAGAAAAGGAGGATTCTGGGTATGACAAGTATGCCAGCACCAGTTGCTTTCCAGATTCCGAGAGATTTAAGGAGGACAGGCAGCCCTGGAAGGAGAACGAAGGAAGAAACAGGGAGTGTGAGAGGGGTGGGGTCCGATACAGAGATCTTCAGGGCAGCAGCAGTCGCCACCACGATGGTAGCCTGCAGGATGGGAAAGCTGGTGAGAAGGATAGGGATCGGTGGCATGAGAGCCAGTGGGACTCTGACAGGGGCAGGAGAGAAGACAGACACTGGCATTCCAAGCACTCGAGCCAGAACAGGGAGCGGAGTGACCCATCTGACAGAGATAGATCGAGAGGCAGGGATCACAGTCGAGACCAGGCGCACTGGAGGAACTGA
- the LOC121318785 gene encoding E3 ubiquitin-protein ligase Siah2: MSRPSSAGGGGGGLGAGKAGGGKHGVSAGAAAAAAAAVAAAAAAAAAAAAAAAAGVAGSAAGSGSVTPAAAAALPTAGLPCQAAELTAVFECPVCFDYVLPPILQCQAGHLVCNQCRQKLSCCPTCRGPLTPSIRNLAMEKVASTLPFPCKYASAGCLLSLHHSEKPEHEEVCEFRPYTCPCPGASCKWQGSLEAVMPHLMHAHKSITTLQGEDIVFLATDINLPGAVDWVMMQSCFGHHFMLVLEKQEKYEGHQQFFAIVLLIGTRKQAENFAYRLELNGNRRRLTWEATPRSIHDGVASAIMNSDCLVFDTSIAHLFADNGNLGINVTISMC; the protein is encoded by the exons ATGAGCCGGCCGTCCTCTGCGGGCGGCGGAGGCGGAGGACTCGGGGCCGGGAAAGCAGGGGGTGGAAAGCACGGTGTCTCTGCTGGGGCAGCCGCCgctgctgcagctgcagttgctgccgccgccgccgccgccgccgccgctgcagctgctgctgctgctggagtggCCGGATCAGCGGCCGGATCAGGCTCAGTTACTCCGGCTGCCGCTGCTGCTTTGCCCACCGCAGGCCTCCCGTGCCAGGCCGCAGAACTTACTGCTGTTTTTGAGTGCCCGGTGTGTTTTGATTACGTGCTGCCACCGATCCTGCAATGCCAGGCCGGGCACCTAGTGTGCAATCAGTGCCGACAAAAGTTGAGCTGTTGCCCAACCTGTCGCGGGCCTCTAACCCCCAGCATCAGGAACTTGGCCATGGAAAAAGTGGCTTCCACTCTCCCGTTCCCATGCAAG TATGCCTCGGCCGGCTGCCTGCTCTCCTTGCACCACAGCGAGAAGCCGGagcatgaagaggtgtgtgagtTCCGGCCTTACACTTGCCCCTGCCCGGGGGCCTCCTGCAAGTGGCAGGGCTCGCTGGAGGCAGTCATGCCCCACCTGATGCACGCCCACAAGAGCATCACCACGCTGCAAGGCGAGGATATAGTCTTCCTGGCCACAGACATCAACCTGCCGGGGGCCGTTGACTGGGTCATGATGCAGTCCTGCTTCGGCCATCACTTCATGCTGGTGCTGGAGAAGCAGGAGAAGTATGAGGGCCACCAGCAGTTCTTTGCCATCGTGCTGCTCATTGGGACCCGTAAACAGGCCGAGAACTTTGCCTACCGCCTGGAACTCAATGGGAACCGCCGCCGGCTGACGTGGGAGGCCACGCCTCGGTCCATCCACGACGGCGTGGCTTCTGCTATCATGAACAGCGACTGCTTGGTCTTTGACACCTCCATTGCCCACCTCTTTGCAGACAATGGCAACCTGGGTATTAATGTCACTATATCCATGTGCTGA
- the LOC121318786 gene encoding lymphotoxin-alpha-like isoform X2: MVSKTPPEHNYRQLKEKIFFFNKEAGGKWNTFVLVLSLLLGAEIFGTAYLFFHFAMEIKQTRELVRSGDYPLRCLQYLVDQDFLERKLPHSGDSACDQWLREAEHIINKLKSDIRNTLHRELTAQNVSLTHFRKPAIHLGPDHLGRQFHVKLNSEDTGGHKLQWDNIDGMALQQGMMGYQDSEIVVPRDGVYFIYSQVYFRVGPRGKDQQSQPFLQYIYRKTSYQDPILLSKAVGTKCWDEGAEFDLFSSFQGALFQLTQGDRLFLKVTDISTIQLNKESTYFGAFMVF; the protein is encoded by the exons ATGGTTTCTAAAACTCCACCAGAACACAACTATCGtcagctgaaagaaaaaatattcttttttaaCAAGGAAGCTGGAGGGAAATGGAACACGTTCGTGCTTGTTTTGAGTTTGTTGCTTGGTGCAGAAATCTTTGGGACggcttatttgttttttcacttcGCTATGGAAATCaaacag ACTCGAGAGCTGGTGAGATCGGGAGACTACCCACTGCGGTGTCTGCAGTATCTTGTGGATCAAGACTTTCTGGAAAGGAAATTGCCCCACTCCGGAGATTCTGCCTGTGACCAGTGGCTTAGGGAAGCAGAGCACATTATAAATAAG TTGAAGTCAGATATCAGGAACACATTACATCGTGAACTCACAG CACAAAATGTGTCTTTGACCCATTTCAGAAAACCAGCCATTCATCTCGGACCTGATCACCTTGGAAGACAATTCCATGTGAAGCTAAACAGCG AGGATACAGGAGGTCACAAGTTGCAGTGGGACAACATAGATGGGATGGCGTTGCAGCAAGGGATGATGGGATACCAGGACAGTGAAATAGTCGTTCCGCGGGATGGCGTTTACTTCATCTACTCACAAGTGTACTTCCGAGTTGGTCCCCGAGGCAAGGACCAGCAGAGCCAACCCTTCCTGCAGTATATCTACCGGAAAACCTCTTACCAGGACCCTATCCTGCTCTCCAAGGCTGTGGGCACCAAGTGCTGGGACGAGGGGGCTGAGTTCGACCTGTTCTCCAGCTTCCAGGGAGCCCTGTTTCAGCTCACACAGGGAGACCGACTTTTCTTGAAGGTGACTGACATCAGCACTATACAGCTCAATAAGGAGTCCACCTATTTTGGGGCCTTTATGGTTTTTTAA
- the LOC121318786 gene encoding tumor necrosis factor ligand superfamily member 10-like isoform X1 — protein sequence MVSKTPPEHNYRQLKEKIFFFNKEAGGKWNTFVLVLSLLLGAEIFGTAYLFFHFAMEIKQTRELVRSGDYPLRCLQYLVDQDFLERKLPHSGDSACDQWLREAEHIINKQLKSDIRNTLHRELTAQNVSLTHFRKPAIHLGPDHLGRQFHVKLNSEDTGGHKLQWDNIDGMALQQGMMGYQDSEIVVPRDGVYFIYSQVYFRVGPRGKDQQSQPFLQYIYRKTSYQDPILLSKAVGTKCWDEGAEFDLFSSFQGALFQLTQGDRLFLKVTDISTIQLNKESTYFGAFMVF from the exons ATGGTTTCTAAAACTCCACCAGAACACAACTATCGtcagctgaaagaaaaaatattcttttttaaCAAGGAAGCTGGAGGGAAATGGAACACGTTCGTGCTTGTTTTGAGTTTGTTGCTTGGTGCAGAAATCTTTGGGACggcttatttgttttttcacttcGCTATGGAAATCaaacag ACTCGAGAGCTGGTGAGATCGGGAGACTACCCACTGCGGTGTCTGCAGTATCTTGTGGATCAAGACTTTCTGGAAAGGAAATTGCCCCACTCCGGAGATTCTGCCTGTGACCAGTGGCTTAGGGAAGCAGAGCACATTATAAATAAG cagTTGAAGTCAGATATCAGGAACACATTACATCGTGAACTCACAG CACAAAATGTGTCTTTGACCCATTTCAGAAAACCAGCCATTCATCTCGGACCTGATCACCTTGGAAGACAATTCCATGTGAAGCTAAACAGCG AGGATACAGGAGGTCACAAGTTGCAGTGGGACAACATAGATGGGATGGCGTTGCAGCAAGGGATGATGGGATACCAGGACAGTGAAATAGTCGTTCCGCGGGATGGCGTTTACTTCATCTACTCACAAGTGTACTTCCGAGTTGGTCCCCGAGGCAAGGACCAGCAGAGCCAACCCTTCCTGCAGTATATCTACCGGAAAACCTCTTACCAGGACCCTATCCTGCTCTCCAAGGCTGTGGGCACCAAGTGCTGGGACGAGGGGGCTGAGTTCGACCTGTTCTCCAGCTTCCAGGGAGCCCTGTTTCAGCTCACACAGGGAGACCGACTTTTCTTGAAGGTGACTGACATCAGCACTATACAGCTCAATAAGGAGTCCACCTATTTTGGGGCCTTTATGGTTTTTTAA